The genome window GGCGATCCCTGCAGCGGCGCCAGGTGCCGCTCCGGTACCAGATCGGCCAGGTAGGCGCAGATCGCCGCGTTTTCGGTGACCACGGCGGCGCCGTGGCGCAGCGCCGGCACCTTGCCCATCGGGTTGATCGCCAGATAGGCCGGCGCCTTCATCGTGGTGCCGTAATCGAGGATCTGCGCGCTGTACGGCAGGCCGGTTTCCTCCAGCATCCAGCGGGCGACGCGGCCGCGCGACAGGGGATGGGTGTAGAGCACGATCTCGGTGGACATGGGCAGACTTCCTTGGTGGACAGCCTGCAGTGTGGTCGCGCCCTGCTGACAGGTGCTGTCAGTAGTCGGCGCCATAGCCGGTGGCGGCGCGCCAGCGCTTGATCAGCAGATGCCGGCGCGAGGGATAGCGCTCGCCGTCGTCGGCCAAGGCCAACACCCGGTCGGCGCGGAAGTGGCGAAAATCGCGGCGCAGTTCGCACCACGCGGCGATCATGCCGTAGCCGCCGAAGAAGGCCATCGCAAACGGCCAGATCAACCGTTGCGAGGCCGCGCCGTTGGCATCGGTGTAGTCCATGCGCAGCACGTGCTCGAGGCGGATGCCATGGCGCAGCACTGGCAGCCACGGCGCCGGCGGCGGCACGTCTGTGGCGGCCGGCACCAGCAGTCCGCTGGTCTCGATCGACAGGCGCAGATTGCCGGGCAGCGTCGCGGCGATCCGCGCCACCGCGCGCTGCGCTGCCTGCGCCAGTTCCGGATCGGCCTGGCGCGCCACCCAGCGCGCGCCCAGGGTCAACGCCTCCAGTTCGTCCTCGGTGAAATTCAGCGCCGGCAGCAGGAAGCCGGGCCGCAGCACGTAGCCGACGCCGGGGTCGCCAAGGATGTCGGCGCCCTGCACGCGCAGGGTCGCGATATCGCGGTACAGCGTGCGCAGGCTGACCCCCAGTGCGGTGGCGAGCTGGGCACCGGCCACCGGCCGCCGGCGCCCGCGCAAGGCGTCGAGCAGGTGCAGCAGACGGGTCGCGCGGATGGCCATTGCGACAGGATAGTGGGCTTTGCCTTTTCCGATCGCTGCCGTGCGGGTTCGCCGTCGCGCTCCACAATGTTTCCGATGCGCCAGGCACGCGCATGCGGCCGATCGCCGATCTCCACAGCGGCACACGACGCACGCCTGCGCGCCGTCATTCATCCAGTACCACGATCCACCGGCGCGATCCGGTCAAAACGCGGACACTCTCTGCGGCGATCCTCGAACCGCCTACGCACCGCCAACCCATAGATATTTCCTATCGATCCCGTAGGATCATTCGAATTCCCTAATGTAATGTCCCCGCCTATCGTGTCTACCAATCGCCGTGCGCCATGCTTGCATTCGTTGCATCCTTGCGCCCGGCCCCGCAATCACGCGCACCGTCCGACCACGGCGCGCGGCCACCCCGCGTCCATCAAGGTAGCCCCTAGCCATGACCAGCGAATCGAAGTGCCCGTTCCACAGCGCCGCCAGCAGCGGTACCACGAACAAGGACTGGTGGCCGAGGCAGTTGCGCGTGGACCTGCTCAGCCAGCATTCGTCCAAATCCAATCCGCTGGGCGAGACGTTCGATTACGCCAAGGCCTTCAACGCGCTCGATCTGCAGGCGCTGAAGCAGGACCTGCATGCGCTGATGACCGATTCGCAGGATTGGTGGCCGGCCGACTTCGGCCACTACGGCCCGTTGTTCGTGCGCATGGCCTGGCATAGCGCCGGCACCTACCGCACCGGCGACGGCCGCGGCGGCGGCGGCCGCGGCCAGCAGCGCTTCGCCCCGCTCAACAGCTGGCCGGACAACGTGAGCCTGGACAAGGCACGGCGCCTGCTGTGGCCGATCAAGCAGAAGTACGGCCAGGCGATCTCCTGGGCCGACCTGCTGATCCTCACCGGCAACGTCGCGCTGGAATCGATGGGCTTCAAGACCTTCGGTTTCGCCGGCGGCCGCGAAGATACCTGGGAGCCGGACCAGGACGTGTACTGGGGCCGCGAGAACACGTGGCTCGGCGGCGACGAGCGCTACGCGCGCGGCTCGCCGGGCGTGGAGGAAACGCATGGCGTGCTGGTCATGGACGACAACAGCGAAGTGCGGCATAGCCGCGATCTTGAGAACCCGCTGGCCGCGGTGCAGATGGGCCTGATCTACGTCAATCCGGAAGGCCCGGACGGCAATCCCGATCCGCTGCTCGCCGCCAAGGACATCCGCGACACCTTCGCGCGCATGGCGATGAACGACGAAGAGACGGTGGCGCTGATCGCCGGCGGCCACACCTTCGGCAAGACCCACGGCGCCGGCCCGGCCGACCACGTCGGCGCCGAACCGGAAGCCAGCGACCTGGGCGCGCAGGGCCTGGGCTGGCACAACAGCTTCGGCAGCGGCAAGGGCAGCGACACCATCACCAGCGGCCTGGAGGTCACCTGGACCACCACCCCGGCGCAATGGAGCAACGATTTCTTCGAACACCTGTTCCAATTCGAGTGGGAGCTGAGCAAGAGCCCGGCCGGCGCGTACCAGTGGGTGGCGAAGAACGCGCAGGCGCTGATCCCGGACGCGCACGATACGACGAAGAAGCACCTGCCGACCATGCTCACCACCGACCTGGCGCTGCGCTTCGACCCGGCCTACGCGGCGATCTCGCGCCGCTTCCTGGAACACCCCGAGCAGTTCGCCGATGCCTTCGCCCGCGCCTGGTTCAAGCTGACCCATCGCGACATGGGGCCGCGTGCGCGCTACCTCGGCGCGGACGTACCGGCCGAAGAACTGCTGTGGCAGGATCCGATCCCCGCGCTGGATCACGCGCTGGTCGATGCGCAGGACATCGCCTCGCTGAAGCAGACGCTGCTCGGCTCGGGCCTGAGCATCGCGCAACTGGTCTCGACCGCGTGGGCCGCGGCATCCACCTTCCGCGGCTCGGACAAGCGCGGCGGCGCCAACGGCGCGCGCATTCGCCTGGCGCCGCAAAAGGACTGGGAGGTCAACCAGCCCGAACAGCTGGCGCAGGTGCTGTCCGTGCTGGAGCGCATCCAGGCGCAGTTCAACGGCGCGCAGCGTGGCGGCAAGAAGATCTCGCTGGCCGACCTGATCGTGCTTGGCGGTGCCGTCGCGGTCGAGCAGGCGGCCAAGAATGCGGGACACACGCTGACCGTGCCGTTCGTGCCGGGGCGCATGGATGCCACGCAGGCGCAGACCGACGTCGAATCGTTCGCCGTGCTGGAGCCGATCGCCGATGGCTTCCGCAACTACAGCAAGCGCCGCTACGCGGTACCGGCCGAGGCGCTGCTGATCGACAAGGCGCAGTTGCTGACCCTGACCGCACCGGAGATGACCGTGCTGGTGGGCGGGCTGCGCGTGCTCGGCGCCAATGGCGGGCAATCGGCGCACGGCGTGTTCACCAAGCGCAGCGACACGCTGAGCAACGACTTCTTCGCCAATCTGCTGGATATGAGCATCGAGTGGAAAGCGACATCGGACACCAGGGAGGTGTACGCAGGCCGCGACCGCGCCAGCGGCGAACAGAAGTGGACCGGCACGCGCGCGGACCTGGTGTTCGGTTCCAACTCGATCCTGCGCGCGCTGGCAGAGGTGTACGCCAGTGCCGATGCGCAGGAGAAGTTCGTGCAGGACTTCGTCGCTGCATGGAGCAAGGTGATGCAGCTGGATCGTTTCGATCTGGCGGCGTGAGCCCGGCGGCAGGCCGGGCATCGCCAAGACGGCTGGGCGCATCGTAGAGTGACTTCAGGGCAGCTCGAACAACCCGTAGTTTCATCACGATGAGCCGCCAAGACGCAGCAGAGGCGCGTCTTGGAGACGATGGCAGTGCATCGCCGGGTTGCTGGATGGCATCGATGTCCCGCGTGCGACGGCAGCTGCAGCCGATCGCGCCGGCACAATCCCTCGCCAAGCAGATGCTGCGCAGGCATTTGCCGCACTGCTGCGGCAGCCGCGCGAACAGGTGTTCGCCGAAGACCCGGTCCTTGGCAAGCCGGCGTTGCGGCGCTGCGTTGCGGCTTGCGCGCGCCGCTGTCGGACGGCCCCGCGCTCGGCGGCAATGCGACGCGATCCACTCCGCGCAAACCGGGCTGCTGCGACAACGCAATGCAGTCGAAGGCATGGCCATCGCTTTGCAAGGTCCGCACCACGGTCACGCCGTTGTAGCGGTTGTAGAGATAACGCTGCATCTGCGCGAACGCGGCACGATCCCACGGCACGCATCACCGACATGATCGCTCTCTAACCGCTGTTGACGAGGTTGCAGCATAGACAGGGCGATCGGTCTCGAATTGTCGCCATTGGCCGGCCTGAACGGGAAAAATCCCAGTGGCGCAGCTGTCGCAGCAAGTAGACAGTCGGTCGCGCTGGCGATGTTGCGATCGTTGCGGGCGGCGCGCTGTGTACACGCGTGCGCCCGCCAGCGCGCGCTACGCCGCGCTGCCGTGTTTCAATGCCGGACGCAGATCCAGCGTCGCCCGTGTGCCCTGCCCCGCGTCCGAATCCAGTTGCAGCGACCAGCCCAGGTGCTCGCACAGGCGCGCGATCAGGTCCAAGCCGATGCCGCTGCCCTCGCGGCCGCCGCCGCGGGCCATGCGCATGTAGATCGCGCTGATCTCCTCAGGCGCCATGCCGTGGCCGGGGTCGTCGATGCGCACCACGCCCGGCGCCGGCATCGCGATGTGGATGACGCCCTGGTCGCTGTTCTCGATCGCGTTGCGCAGCAGGTTGCCGATCGCCGCCTGCACGATCGCCAGCGGCGCCAGCACCTCGCACGGCGGCAACGGCGCCAGCGCCAGTTCCAGGCGCTTGTCGGCGCACAGGTGGCGATGGTCCTCGATGATGTCCGGCAACAGCTGGTCCAGCCGCACCAGGTCGCTGCCGCGCGCTAGCCGCGCCGGATCCTTGGCCAGCACCAGCAGCAATGAGATCAGTTGGCCGACGCCGCTGGCGGTGCGGCGGATGCGCAGCAGCTGGTTGCGCGCGCTGGGCGGGATGTCGGACTGCTCCAGCGCCAGTTCGGCGGCGCCGCCGATCACCGCCACCGGCGTGCGCAATTCATGGCTGGTGCTGTCGATGAAGGCGCGCTCGCGCTCGACGAACAGGTCGTTGCGCAGCAGGTAGTCGTTCAACGCATCGGCGATCACCACTTGTTCGGCGCTGGCGCGCGGATGCACGTCGATGCGCTGGCCCGGCCGGTCCGGGCGCAGGCTGCCGATGCGTTGCGCCATGTCGGTGAGCGGCTGCACCACCCGGCCCAGGCCCCAGGCCACCAGCGCGCCGAGCAGCAGCACCGCGATCACGTTGGACAGCAGCATCCACAGCGCCAGGTTCTCCTCGTGCTTCTGCAGCTCGGTGATGTCCAGCGCCAGCGCCAGGCGGCGGCCGTGCACGTCCTGCACCAGCACCACCTTGTCGCGGCCTTCCAGCGGCACGTCGTCGTGCAGGCCCGGCGCCAGCGCCGCCACCGTCGGCGGCAGCGGCTCGCCGCCCTCGTCGCCGTACAGGCTCACGGTGCGGGTATCGATCCAGCGGTAGTCCGGATCGACCGCGCTGCGCGCCAGGAAGTGTTCCAGTTCCGAACTCAGCAGCGAATGCCAGGTCAGCTGTTCGGCCTGGTCGTTGACGATGTAACCGTGCACGAACACCGCCAGCGACAGCAGCGCCGCATAGCCGACCAGCCACAGGGTGATGCGCTGACGCAGCCCGGTCCTACGCGGCATGCTCTTGCTCGTGCGGGTCCATCAGCGCAAGCCGGTAGCCGATCCGCGGCAGGGTGTGGATCAGCTTGGTCGCGAACGGGCCATCCACGCTGCGCCGCAGGTCGTAGATATGCGAGCGCAGCATGTCGCCATCCGGCGGCTCGTCGCCCCATAGCGCCTGCTCCAGGCGATCGCGGGTGACCGCAGCCGGGCTGGCCTGCATGAGCACTTCCAGCAGCTTGCGGCAGGCCGGATACAGGTGCAGGGTGCGGCCGCCGCGGGTCGCCTCCAGCGTGCCCAGGTCAAGTTGCAGGTCGCCCACGCGCAGCAACTTGCTGCGGCCGCGGCCGTTGGCGCGCAGCAGCAGCGCTTCCAGCCGCACTTCCAGTTCCGGCAGCGCGAATGGCTTGGTCAGGTAGTCGTCGGCACCGGCGCGGAAACCGGCGATCTTGTCCGGCAGTTCGTCGCGCGCGGTGAGCATGATCACCGGCACTTCGGCGTGGTGCTGCTCGCGCATCGCGCGCAGCACCTGCGGCCCGTCCAGGCGCGGCAGCATCCAGTCCAGGATCACCGCGTCGTAGTGCTGGGTGGTAGCCAGGTGCAGCCCGGTGACGCCGTCCGGCGCCGCGTCCAGGGTGTGGCCGCGCACCTCGAAGTAATCGAACAGGTTCGCGACCAGGTTCCGGTTGTCCTCTATCACCAACAGCCGCATGGCACTCGCTCGCATTCCAGGACGCCGGGGGGATGACGCCATGCTAGCGGATGCGCGTCGGAACACGGTCGGAATACGGCGTATTGATCGAATCTGGATGAAACCTGGACGCAACCCGCATACCGCGACGGCAACCTGGGCTGAAGCGCCGCAGCGGTGGCGCCCCAATCCGACCGGTCTCCGACAAGCAGCACAACACCATGGCGCCCGCCACCGTTCGCGCGTCCAGCCCGCCTGCCTCCATGCACAGCCCGTCCCTGCCCCTGCCCGCCGTCTCGGTCCTGCCCGCGCCATCGGCGTTCTATCGCCAGCATCTGTGGCTGCCGCTGGCCGCTGCGCTGCTAGCCAGCAGCGCGCTGATGGGGCTGGGCGGCGACTTCTGGTTCGCCGACCTGCTGTACCGCTGGGAAGGCGGCCACTGGGCGCTGAAGAACGTCGCGCTGACCCGCAGCCTGATCCATCACGACGGCAAGCTGCTCAGCACCGTGGCCTGGGTGGCGACGGCCGGCCTGGCGGCATGGGCGTGGCGCCGTGCCGACGGCCAGCGCTACCGGATGCCGCTGCTGTACCTGGCACTGGCGGTGGCCTTGAGCACCGGCGTGGTGTCGCTGCTGAAGTCGCTGACCCATATGGACTGCCCGTGGGACCTGAGCCGCTATGGCGGCCACCTGCCCTACATCGGCCTGTTCGAGCCGCGGCCGGCCGGCATGCCGCATGCGGCATGCTTCCCGGCCGGGCATTCCAGCGCGGGCTACGCCTGGGTGG of Xanthomonas translucens pv. cerealis contains these proteins:
- a CDS encoding helix-turn-helix transcriptional regulator — encoded protein: MAIRATRLLHLLDALRGRRRPVAGAQLATALGVSLRTLYRDIATLRVQGADILGDPGVGYVLRPGFLLPALNFTEDELEALTLGARWVARQADPELAQAAQRAVARIAATLPGNLRLSIETSGLLVPAATDVPPPAPWLPVLRHGIRLEHVLRMDYTDANGAASQRLIWPFAMAFFGGYGMIAAWCELRRDFRHFRADRVLALADDGERYPSRRHLLIKRWRAATGYGADY
- the katG gene encoding catalase/peroxidase HPI, which codes for MTSESKCPFHSAASSGTTNKDWWPRQLRVDLLSQHSSKSNPLGETFDYAKAFNALDLQALKQDLHALMTDSQDWWPADFGHYGPLFVRMAWHSAGTYRTGDGRGGGGRGQQRFAPLNSWPDNVSLDKARRLLWPIKQKYGQAISWADLLILTGNVALESMGFKTFGFAGGREDTWEPDQDVYWGRENTWLGGDERYARGSPGVEETHGVLVMDDNSEVRHSRDLENPLAAVQMGLIYVNPEGPDGNPDPLLAAKDIRDTFARMAMNDEETVALIAGGHTFGKTHGAGPADHVGAEPEASDLGAQGLGWHNSFGSGKGSDTITSGLEVTWTTTPAQWSNDFFEHLFQFEWELSKSPAGAYQWVAKNAQALIPDAHDTTKKHLPTMLTTDLALRFDPAYAAISRRFLEHPEQFADAFARAWFKLTHRDMGPRARYLGADVPAEELLWQDPIPALDHALVDAQDIASLKQTLLGSGLSIAQLVSTAWAAASTFRGSDKRGGANGARIRLAPQKDWEVNQPEQLAQVLSVLERIQAQFNGAQRGGKKISLADLIVLGGAVAVEQAAKNAGHTLTVPFVPGRMDATQAQTDVESFAVLEPIADGFRNYSKRRYAVPAEALLIDKAQLLTLTAPEMTVLVGGLRVLGANGGQSAHGVFTKRSDTLSNDFFANLLDMSIEWKATSDTREVYAGRDRASGEQKWTGTRADLVFGSNSILRALAEVYASADAQEKFVQDFVAAWSKVMQLDRFDLAA
- a CDS encoding sensor histidine kinase, which produces MPRRTGLRQRITLWLVGYAALLSLAVFVHGYIVNDQAEQLTWHSLLSSELEHFLARSAVDPDYRWIDTRTVSLYGDEGGEPLPPTVAALAPGLHDDVPLEGRDKVVLVQDVHGRRLALALDITELQKHEENLALWMLLSNVIAVLLLGALVAWGLGRVVQPLTDMAQRIGSLRPDRPGQRIDVHPRASAEQVVIADALNDYLLRNDLFVERERAFIDSTSHELRTPVAVIGGAAELALEQSDIPPSARNQLLRIRRTASGVGQLISLLLVLAKDPARLARGSDLVRLDQLLPDIIEDHRHLCADKRLELALAPLPPCEVLAPLAIVQAAIGNLLRNAIENSDQGVIHIAMPAPGVVRIDDPGHGMAPEEISAIYMRMARGGGREGSGIGLDLIARLCEHLGWSLQLDSDAGQGTRATLDLRPALKHGSAA
- a CDS encoding response regulator transcription factor; the encoded protein is MRLLVIEDNRNLVANLFDYFEVRGHTLDAAPDGVTGLHLATTQHYDAVILDWMLPRLDGPQVLRAMREQHHAEVPVIMLTARDELPDKIAGFRAGADDYLTKPFALPELEVRLEALLLRANGRGRSKLLRVGDLQLDLGTLEATRGGRTLHLYPACRKLLEVLMQASPAAVTRDRLEQALWGDEPPDGDMLRSHIYDLRRSVDGPFATKLIHTLPRIGYRLALMDPHEQEHAA
- a CDS encoding phosphatase PAP2 family protein, whose translation is MHSPSLPLPAVSVLPAPSAFYRQHLWLPLAAALLASSALMGLGGDFWFADLLYRWEGGHWALKNVALTRSLIHHDGKLLSTVAWVATAGLAAWAWRRADGQRYRMPLLYLALAVALSTGVVSLLKSLTHMDCPWDLSRYGGHLPYIGLFEPRPAGMPHAACFPAGHSSAGYAWVALYFVALALKPAWRWPALAVGLGAGLLFGLGQQLRGAHFLSHDLWTLSLSWGVALGLYRVLLWRPQVSARSMHVALPVVKESRV